Proteins encoded in a region of the Pseudomonadota bacterium genome:
- the pdxA gene encoding 4-hydroxythreonine-4-phosphate dehydrogenase PdxA: protein MGCPVGIGPEIILKFLSATNNARSFQAVVLGDLNVLEACAAGLGIDAEIVPWQPGREINPRAVNVFAGSDFDPQRLTMGKPGYETGRAMAGYIEHAVEMLRHSEISAMVTCPITKKALQEAGINFPGHTEMLASLCNCDEYAMMMAGKKLRVVLVTIHCPYRSVPGLLAKNTITRIIHITHESLQRDFGIIAPKIAVAGLNPHGGEHGMFGDEESTLISPAIEESVALGMNVSGPFPPDTVFYRAASGEFDAVVSMYHDQGLIPFKLLHFADGVNVTLGLPIVRTSVDHGTAYDIAGKGVADPSSLAAAFETATAIITNRRIHTSGAQ, encoded by the coding sequence ATGGGATGTCCGGTGGGAATCGGACCGGAGATAATTCTCAAGTTCCTGTCGGCAACAAACAATGCGCGGTCTTTCCAGGCAGTGGTCCTTGGGGATTTGAATGTGCTGGAAGCTTGCGCTGCGGGTCTGGGGATTGATGCTGAGATTGTCCCCTGGCAGCCGGGAAGGGAAATCAACCCCCGGGCGGTAAATGTTTTTGCCGGGTCCGACTTTGACCCGCAGAGACTTACCATGGGGAAGCCGGGCTATGAAACCGGCAGGGCAATGGCAGGATACATTGAACATGCGGTGGAAATGCTCCGGCACTCAGAGATTTCCGCCATGGTGACTTGCCCGATAACCAAGAAGGCCCTGCAGGAGGCCGGCATAAATTTTCCCGGTCATACCGAGATGCTTGCTTCTCTTTGTAACTGTGATGAATATGCAATGATGATGGCAGGAAAGAAGCTTCGGGTGGTGCTGGTGACAATTCATTGTCCCTATCGGTCGGTGCCGGGGCTCCTTGCCAAAAATACAATCACCAGAATAATACATATAACCCATGAATCCCTGCAGAGAGATTTCGGCATCATTGCTCCGAAAATAGCGGTTGCCGGTTTGAATCCCCATGGCGGTGAGCACGGTATGTTCGGTGATGAGGAATCCACGCTTATCAGCCCGGCAATTGAGGAGTCAGTTGCCCTGGGAATGAACGTATCCGGGCCCTTTCCTCCTGATACGGTATTTTATCGTGCTGCGAGTGGTGAATTTGACGCGGTGGTGAGCATGTATCACGATCAGGGGCTTATTCCATTTAAACTGCTGCATTTTGCCGATGGTGTTAATGTGACGTTGGGTTTGCCGATTGTCCGAACATCTGTGGACCACGGGACAGCATACGACATCGCCGGAAAGGGTGTGGCCGACCCTTCAAGTCTGGCCGCTGCATTTGAAACAGCAACGGCAATTATCACTAATCGCCGCATCCATACATCTGGTGCTCAATAA
- a CDS encoding YraN family protein, producing MAADTRQTLGKVGERLAENYLIAQGYKILIRNYRTKIGELDLIAEDSGDLVFVEVKTRTSELFGAPHEAITRAKQQKIARTALEYMTRNGINERAARFDVVGVMLQKNGTPRIEVLKNAFEMC from the coding sequence ATGGCAGCAGATACCAGGCAGACTCTGGGGAAAGTGGGCGAAAGGCTTGCGGAAAACTATTTGATAGCGCAGGGTTATAAAATTCTCATAAGAAATTATCGCACGAAAATCGGTGAGCTTGATCTTATCGCAGAAGATTCCGGGGACCTTGTGTTTGTCGAGGTGAAAACCCGTACCAGCGAATTATTCGGTGCTCCCCATGAAGCAATCACCCGGGCCAAGCAGCAAAAAATTGCACGAACCGCACTTGAATACATGACCCGGAACGGAATAAATGAACGTGCCGCCCGGTTTGATGTGGTCGGCGTAATGTTGCAGAAAAACGGCACACCTCGGATTGAGGTTTTAAAAAATGCTTTTGAAATGTGTTGA
- a CDS encoding ribonuclease HII: MNLFQGFNETDTFSFEREFACQGHRAIAGVDEAGRGPLAGPVVAACVILPQHCDFHKFKDSKKLSPSVRGKLFQELMESGYSIGIGVVSETEIDRLNILQASLLAMKLAVEDLSTAADYLLVDGKFKVPMQIPQTALVKGDCRSATISAASIIAKVTRDQMMEKYHEIFPQYNFRKHKGYPTLEHRKYIEIHGPCTIHRKTFKCVREYI; encoded by the coding sequence ATGAACCTGTTCCAAGGTTTCAACGAAACCGATACGTTTTCATTTGAACGTGAGTTTGCCTGTCAAGGGCATAGGGCCATTGCCGGTGTTGATGAGGCAGGTCGCGGCCCTCTTGCCGGTCCGGTTGTCGCGGCTTGCGTCATCCTTCCGCAACATTGCGATTTTCATAAATTCAAGGATTCCAAGAAACTGTCTCCCTCCGTGAGGGGGAAGTTGTTCCAGGAACTCATGGAATCGGGTTATTCCATCGGCATCGGCGTTGTTTCCGAAACAGAAATAGATCGGCTGAATATCCTTCAGGCATCCCTTCTGGCAATGAAGCTTGCAGTTGAGGATTTATCCACTGCTGCGGATTATCTGCTTGTCGACGGTAAATTCAAGGTTCCCATGCAGATTCCCCAAACCGCTCTGGTCAAGGGCGATTGCCGTTCCGCAACGATTTCCGCCGCATCGATTATTGCCAAGGTGACCCGTGATCAGATGATGGAAAAATATCATGAGATTTTCCCGCAGTATAATTTCAGGAAACATAAGGGGTATCCCACCCTTGAACATCGGAAATACATAGAAATTCACGGCCCCTGCACAATTCATCGAAAAACTTTTAAATGCGTGCGGGAATATATCTGA
- the rplS gene encoding 50S ribosomal protein L19 — translation MSVIEQIELENMRYDIPEFRAGDTVKVHIRIIEGTKERVQIFQGVVIRRKRGAMSASFTVRKISHGVGVEKTFPAHSPRIEKVEIITLGRVRRSRLYYLRNLRGKAARIREKGMN, via the coding sequence ATGAGTGTGATTGAACAGATTGAACTAGAAAATATGCGTTATGATATTCCCGAATTTCGTGCGGGGGACACCGTGAAGGTTCATATCCGCATTATTGAGGGAACCAAGGAAAGGGTGCAGATTTTCCAAGGAGTGGTTATTCGCCGGAAAAGAGGCGCCATGAGCGCCAGTTTTACGGTGAGAAAAATTTCCCATGGCGTTGGTGTGGAAAAAACCTTTCCGGCACATTCTCCAAGAATCGAGAAAGTCGAAATTATCACCCTTGGTCGGGTGCGTCGCTCCCGCCTGTATTACCTTCGTAATTTGCGTGGTAAGGCGGCTCGTATCCGTGAAAAGGGTATGAACTGA
- a CDS encoding RNA methyltransferase — translation MSQERPERKIKLDLALVHYPVCNKNGETIGSAVTNLDLHDIARASKTFGVDTLYIVTPFEEQRHFVEEILDHWLHGYGARYNINRKEALSLVQVCEDIQTLYALVTEKWRQRPTILATSAKSASGGWTYEMARQRIFAGDSFLILFGTGWGLTAEVLDDLDGLLPPINGRGDYNHLSVRSAAAVVLDRLTGRE, via the coding sequence ATGTCTCAGGAGCGACCAGAGCGAAAAATTAAGCTTGATCTGGCACTGGTTCATTATCCTGTTTGTAATAAAAACGGCGAGACCATCGGTTCTGCGGTCACCAATCTTGACCTTCACGATATAGCCAGAGCCAGCAAGACATTCGGCGTTGATACATTATATATCGTGACGCCGTTTGAGGAACAGCGGCATTTTGTTGAAGAAATATTGGACCACTGGCTGCATGGGTATGGCGCCAGGTATAATATAAACAGGAAAGAAGCCCTTTCTCTGGTGCAGGTTTGTGAAGATATACAAACACTGTACGCTCTGGTAACGGAGAAATGGCGGCAACGGCCGACTATTCTTGCCACCAGCGCCAAATCCGCTTCCGGAGGATGGACGTATGAAATGGCGCGGCAGAGGATTTTTGCCGGAGATTCTTTTCTCATATTGTTCGGCACCGGCTGGGGGCTGACAGCGGAAGTCCTGGATGATCTGGATGGGCTTTTGCCGCCGATAAACGGCCGGGGGGATTATAATCATCTTTCAGTACGATCGGCTGCTGCCGTAGTGCTGGATCGGTTAACAGGCAGAGAGTAA
- the trmD gene encoding tRNA (guanosine(37)-N1)-methyltransferase TrmD, whose protein sequence is MRFDILTIFPDLLESPLQEGIIRRAVQDEKVNIVIHNIREFATDRHAMTDDRPFGGGEGMVMKPEPIAAALQYVRQQAGIGHVVLLSPQGRPYNQQVAEEFSQKKHLVLVCGRYEGVDDRIRAHYVDDEVSIGDYILTGGELAALIMIDSVTRLLPGVLGCSDSAANDTFSRGVLKHPQYTRPRVFESQEVPDVLLSGDHAAITEWRLKESVMRTKKNRPDLLDNSVFSDKELKILKKSGLID, encoded by the coding sequence ATGAGATTTGATATTCTCACAATTTTTCCGGATCTGCTGGAATCTCCTCTTCAGGAGGGGATAATCCGCCGGGCAGTCCAGGACGAAAAAGTGAATATTGTTATTCACAATATTCGCGAATTTGCAACTGATAGGCACGCAATGACCGATGACCGGCCCTTTGGCGGCGGGGAAGGCATGGTCATGAAACCCGAACCCATTGCCGCGGCCCTTCAATATGTGCGGCAGCAGGCGGGCATTGGACATGTTGTTTTGTTGAGTCCCCAGGGAAGGCCTTACAACCAGCAAGTTGCGGAGGAATTTTCGCAGAAAAAACATCTTGTGCTGGTCTGTGGCCGTTACGAAGGGGTGGATGATCGGATCAGGGCCCATTATGTGGATGATGAGGTTTCCATCGGAGATTATATCCTTACCGGAGGAGAGCTGGCAGCACTCATCATGATTGATTCCGTTACCCGTCTGCTTCCGGGTGTGCTTGGCTGTTCTGATTCAGCGGCCAACGATACTTTCAGCCGGGGTGTTTTGAAGCACCCGCAGTATACCAGGCCGAGAGTGTTTGAATCACAGGAAGTTCCAGACGTGCTGTTATCCGGTGACCATGCGGCGATTACCGAGTGGCGCCTGAAAGAATCGGTCATGCGCACAAAAAAGAACAGGCCGGACCTGCTGGACAATTCTGTTTTCAGTGATAAAGAGTTGAAGATTTTAAAAAAAAGCGGTCTTATTGATTAA
- the rimM gene encoding ribosome maturation factor RimM (Essential for efficient processing of 16S rRNA), translated as MVTHECELKDLPDFIPYGKIVKAHGIKGEIKVAPYFSYPDDLQLHQEIALVDTEKNRCTLWPVIRSRFQGNNAILKLEGIETRNDAEECRGIELWIDKTLMPRPDDGEYYWHEIEGLMIETDDGIALGKVSDIFSSGAHEVWVVTGKGREYLIPAKKEFIVEKDDQQGKLILTLPPGLLEINES; from the coding sequence ATGGTTACTCATGAGTGCGAACTCAAAGATCTACCGGATTTTATTCCTTACGGGAAGATTGTCAAGGCTCATGGTATTAAGGGAGAAATTAAGGTTGCTCCTTATTTCAGTTATCCTGATGATCTTCAGTTGCATCAGGAAATAGCTCTGGTTGACACTGAGAAAAATCGTTGTACACTTTGGCCGGTTATCCGCAGCAGGTTTCAGGGGAATAATGCGATCCTCAAACTTGAAGGGATTGAGACCAGGAATGATGCGGAAGAGTGTCGTGGCATCGAGTTGTGGATTGATAAGACTTTAATGCCCCGGCCGGACGATGGGGAATATTACTGGCATGAAATAGAAGGACTCATGATTGAAACCGACGATGGTATCGCCCTGGGCAAAGTATCAGACATCTTTTCCAGCGGCGCTCATGAAGTCTGGGTGGTAACCGGAAAGGGCAGGGAATATCTTATTCCGGCAAAAAAGGAGTTCATCGTCGAAAAAGACGATCAGCAGGGGAAGCTGATTCTTACCCTGCCGCCTGGCTTGCTGGAGATAAATGAAAGTTGA
- a CDS encoding KH domain-containing protein, protein MKELVTFVAHSLVDNPDDVVVEEIERDDTIVFELRVAKEDLGKVIGKQGRTARAIRALLTATASKNNKKARLEIME, encoded by the coding sequence ATGAAAGAACTAGTCACTTTTGTAGCACATTCTCTGGTGGACAATCCGGATGACGTTGTCGTTGAAGAGATAGAACGTGACGACACCATCGTTTTCGAGCTTCGGGTCGCCAAGGAAGATCTTGGGAAGGTCATTGGTAAACAAGGGCGGACCGCTCGTGCGATCCGGGCTCTGCTTACAGCTACAGCCAGCAAGAATAATAAAAAAGCCAGACTTGAGATTATGGAATAA